In Ignisphaera sp., one DNA window encodes the following:
- a CDS encoding amidohydrolase: MVVGFVNGNIYLSLKPLKKVKAIVVDGERVLYAGDNVVAESIVKLFGGDIVDLKGRTVIPGFIDSHIHLDGVGIYLSMLDLRGVKSISELKERLKEYSKKVETVWILGFGWDQELFEEKRWPTRWDIDEVVSNRPVMLMRICMHTAVLNTRAMEITGVSNIVSPNVVRNEKGVPTGIVREEVLEIAREKISESLSVEDYKRYILEAAKYIASQGVTTVGFVGCNAKALRALIELWSENRLPIRVRVYLDPGKSWEVLDLLKGIGLKKGFGNTYLKIMGVKIFVDGSLGARTAWLSKPYEDDPSTCGSPVINSRDLKTLAKKVHDMGLQLAVHGIGDKAIDIILDMYRELKDVDKYKHRIEHASLLRRDQIEEIARLRIALAVQPHFTISDWWAKQRLGSERIKWLYPFRSLLEKNIPMGFGTDSPVEPINPWQSIYAAVTRGKYENIPHYKDTEDQRLSIEEALYLYTWGSAYIMHEENNLGTLDVGKLADFIVINRDPLSIDEKELKDIKVLETYIGGKRIWGH, from the coding sequence GTGGTTGTAGGTTTTGTTAATGGTAATATATACCTATCTCTTAAGCCTCTTAAGAAGGTTAAAGCTATAGTTGTTGATGGTGAAAGAGTTCTCTATGCGGGTGATAATGTTGTTGCAGAAAGTATTGTGAAGCTCTTTGGAGGAGATATTGTTGATCTCAAAGGTAGAACTGTTATTCCAGGGTTCATAGATTCCCATATTCATCTCGATGGAGTTGGTATTTATTTATCTATGCTAGATCTTCGTGGAGTTAAAAGTATAAGCGAGTTAAAAGAGAGACTCAAAGAGTATTCTAAGAAAGTTGAAACTGTCTGGATACTCGGTTTTGGGTGGGATCAAGAGTTATTTGAGGAGAAGAGATGGCCAACTAGATGGGATATAGATGAGGTTGTTAGCAATAGACCTGTTATGTTGATGAGGATATGTATGCATACAGCTGTACTCAATACGAGAGCTATGGAGATAACAGGTGTCTCGAATATTGTTTCACCTAATGTTGTAAGAAATGAAAAGGGAGTTCCAACAGGTATTGTTAGAGAAGAGGTACTAGAGATTGCTAGAGAGAAGATTAGCGAATCTCTATCTGTTGAGGACTATAAGAGGTATATACTTGAAGCAGCTAAATACATAGCTTCACAAGGTGTTACAACAGTAGGTTTTGTTGGATGTAATGCGAAAGCTTTAAGAGCATTAATTGAGCTCTGGTCTGAGAATAGACTTCCAATAAGGGTTAGAGTCTATCTAGATCCAGGTAAATCATGGGAAGTGCTAGATCTTCTTAAAGGCATTGGTCTAAAGAAAGGATTTGGTAATACATATCTAAAGATAATGGGCGTAAAGATTTTTGTTGATGGAAGTCTGGGTGCTAGAACAGCATGGCTATCAAAGCCATATGAAGATGATCCATCTACATGTGGTTCTCCTGTAATCAATTCTAGAGATCTTAAAACGCTCGCTAAAAAGGTTCACGACATGGGTCTCCAGCTAGCTGTACATGGTATAGGGGATAAAGCCATAGACATTATTCTAGATATGTACAGAGAACTCAAAGATGTTGATAAGTATAAACACAGGATAGAGCATGCATCACTACTTAGAAGAGACCAGATAGAGGAAATAGCTAGATTAAGAATAGCTCTAGCAGTTCAACCCCACTTCACAATATCCGATTGGTGGGCCAAGCAGAGGCTAGGTAGCGAAAGGATAAAGTGGCTCTATCCCTTCAGATCACTACTCGAAAAGAACATACCAATGGGTTTTGGAACAGATAGCCCTGTAGAACCTATAAATCCATGGCAATCAATCTATGCGGCAGTAACAAGAGGAAAATACGAGAACATACCACATTACAAGGATACAGAAGACCAGAGACTATCTATAGAAGAGGCTCTCTATCTATACACATGGGGATCAGCATACATTATGCATGAAGAAAATAATCTAGGAACACTCGATGTAGGTAAGTTAGCAGACTTCATAGTGATCAATAGAGATCCTCTATCAATAGATGAAAAAGAGCTTAAAGATATAAAGGTACTCGAAACCTATATTGGAGGAAAACGTATCTGGGGTCATTAA
- a CDS encoding carbohydrate kinase family protein, translating into MKLMFIGASICDIILVTPYLSKPGDIVYLDKGITISIGGHPCNISIDLVKLGYKPSDIYIVSAIGEDFCGKFIEENLRNFSLNLKLFKISRVGSNKNIILVVDGEDRRFHAEVGASMYLPLEDVINYIVEVKPRLLHIAPGLLGDIDTHLSTVLSIAKDIDAVTFIDIGVAKPYGKEDWGFLLESLKYVDILHCSRYELKNIFGTEDIYTNIRNILERGVKMVIVTDGEKGAYIAKDGYVLYQRAFKVNAVDPTGAGDAFQAGFLYKLIELVKNRLDEDYINSIGYDELVEILTYAQAVGAICVTEPGTTTAIARENVERLLNEQKDSVIKTTTRIKL; encoded by the coding sequence ATGAAACTAATGTTTATAGGAGCATCTATATGTGATATCATTCTAGTTACTCCTTATCTAAGTAAACCAGGAGATATTGTGTATCTAGATAAAGGTATAACGATATCGATTGGAGGACATCCATGCAATATCTCTATAGATCTAGTCAAGCTTGGCTACAAACCATCAGACATATACATTGTGTCTGCAATTGGTGAAGATTTTTGCGGTAAATTTATCGAAGAGAATTTGAGGAATTTTTCTCTAAATCTAAAACTCTTCAAAATCAGTAGAGTAGGATCTAATAAGAACATTATACTGGTAGTTGATGGAGAGGATAGGAGATTTCATGCAGAAGTTGGTGCAAGCATGTATCTACCTCTAGAAGACGTTATCAACTATATTGTGGAAGTTAAACCGAGATTACTCCATATAGCACCAGGACTTCTAGGTGATATAGATACACACTTATCAACTGTTTTAAGTATCGCTAAAGATATTGATGCGGTAACCTTTATTGATATTGGTGTAGCTAAACCCTATGGTAAAGAGGATTGGGGTTTTCTCTTAGAATCACTAAAGTACGTGGATATACTTCACTGCAGTAGATACGAGCTTAAGAATATCTTTGGTACAGAAGATATCTATACCAATATTAGAAATATTCTTGAGAGAGGCGTTAAGATGGTTATCGTAACAGATGGTGAAAAAGGAGCATATATAGCTAAAGACGGCTATGTATTGTATCAAAGAGCGTTTAAAGTAAATGCTGTAGATCCTACAGGTGCTGGTGATGCTTTTCAAGCGGGATTTCTATACAAATTGATAGAGCTAGTTAAGAATAGGCTAGACGAAGACTACATAAACAGTATTGGATATGATGAACTCGTAGAGATATTGACTTATGCGCAAGCTGTAGGAGCTATATGTGTCACAGAACCAGGAACAACAACAGCTATAGCGAGGGAAAATGTGGAGAGACTCCTTAATGAACAGAAAGATTCTGTGATAAAAACTACAACTAGAATAAAACTTTGA